Proteins encoded within one genomic window of Halocatena marina:
- a CDS encoding TIGR00341 family protein yields the protein MRLVQVLIPEGGRTDILAVLDDEGIDYAVWEETGRGDFEALVSFPVPESGVEPVLDNLYAAGIKEESYTIVMSTETVISERIGALKNRYQGYRISRDELVAHAEDLAPESSTFFIFLVVSTLIATTGLLLNSAATIIGAMVIAPLMGPAISASVGAVLADSDMTSRGVTLQVTGLLATVMTAATLGLLLKETFLLPPIDIRTIPQVLERTSPNFLSLFLALGSGVAGAVSVIRGSGSPLVGVAIAVALIPPAATAGLGLTWGHPGVFLTAGVLVLVNLFAINLAALVLLWIAGYRPEKGEHASQALRAVRIRITTIIIGLVLLSIVLGAVTWASFEVGTVETSANTKVKAMFDDGQFGELEFEEVTVDYKLDDVLFGEPADVTVVVAHGPSAQFPPDVAQRIDDRLTKMTGEDIVVDVEFVRGQSST from the coding sequence ATGCGTCTCGTCCAGGTACTCATTCCGGAGGGTGGTCGAACAGACATTCTTGCAGTGCTCGACGATGAGGGAATTGATTATGCTGTCTGGGAGGAGACTGGTCGTGGCGACTTCGAAGCGCTCGTCTCTTTTCCGGTCCCCGAGTCTGGCGTCGAACCCGTTCTCGATAATTTGTACGCAGCAGGCATCAAAGAAGAATCCTACACCATCGTCATGTCGACAGAGACGGTCATCTCCGAGCGGATCGGGGCATTGAAAAACCGGTACCAGGGCTACCGTATCTCTCGTGATGAACTCGTTGCGCATGCCGAGGATCTCGCGCCCGAATCCTCGACATTTTTTATTTTTTTGGTGGTGAGCACGCTCATCGCAACGACAGGACTGCTTCTCAATTCGGCAGCAACCATTATCGGAGCGATGGTTATTGCGCCACTGATGGGACCGGCCATCTCTGCCAGCGTTGGGGCAGTTCTTGCGGACTCTGATATGACATCGCGTGGTGTGACACTACAGGTAACCGGCCTGCTCGCCACAGTGATGACGGCTGCCACTCTTGGCCTGCTGTTGAAAGAGACGTTCCTGTTACCTCCGATCGATATTCGGACAATTCCGCAGGTCCTCGAACGAACCTCACCGAACTTCCTCTCTCTCTTCCTCGCGCTCGGATCGGGCGTTGCCGGTGCCGTGAGTGTCATCCGGGGATCTGGGTCGCCGCTCGTTGGAGTCGCCATCGCAGTAGCACTCATTCCTCCTGCCGCGACCGCAGGACTTGGCCTCACGTGGGGACATCCCGGTGTCTTCCTCACCGCAGGCGTCCTCGTACTGGTGAATCTGTTCGCTATCAATCTCGCAGCACTTGTCCTGTTGTGGATCGCTGGCTACCGACCCGAGAAAGGCGAGCACGCCTCACAGGCACTCAGAGCAGTTCGAATCCGCATCACGACCATTATTATCGGCCTCGTCCTGTTGTCGATCGTCCTCGGTGCCGTCACTTGGGCGTCATTCGAAGTTGGAACTGTTGAGACCAGTGCAAACACAAAGGTAAAGGCAATGTTCGACGACGGTCAGTTTGGTGAGCTGGAATTCGAAGAAGTCACTGTTGACTACAAACTTGATGACGTACTTTTCGGTGAACCAGCTGATGTTACCGTCGTCGTGGCGCATGGACCGAGTGCACAGTTCCCACCAGATGTTGCACAACGGATTGATGACCGTCTGACGAAAATGACAGGCGAAGATATCGTCGTTGATGTCGAATTTGTGCGAGGACAGAGCTCAACCTGA
- a CDS encoding universal stress protein, which produces MYDTILIPTDGSEGVEAAIEEGIDLAHVTDATIHVLSVVDDRRFGTIPDAEWVGLHEALESESERAVESVAKQATRSNVEAVTAVEEGPPADWIIKYADTNDIDCIVMGTHGRSGLDRLLLGSVTETVIRRTSIPVHIVRVEDEDSE; this is translated from the coding sequence ATGTACGATACAATCTTGATCCCAACCGACGGAAGCGAAGGGGTTGAAGCTGCAATTGAGGAAGGCATCGACCTTGCCCACGTCACCGACGCAACGATTCACGTGCTATCAGTGGTCGATGACCGGCGCTTTGGAACAATCCCGGACGCAGAATGGGTTGGTCTCCACGAAGCACTCGAATCAGAGAGTGAACGTGCCGTCGAATCGGTCGCCAAGCAGGCTACTCGATCGAACGTAGAGGCTGTTACGGCTGTCGAAGAGGGACCACCCGCTGACTGGATCATCAAGTACGCCGATACAAATGACATCGACTGCATCGTCATGGGCACTCACGGCAGATCAGGGCTCGATCGGCTCCTTCTCGGAAGTGTTACCGAAACCGTCATCCGCCGTACCTCTATCCCAGTACATATTGTTCGCGTCGAGGATGAGGACAGCGAATAA